A window of Desulfuromonas soudanensis genomic DNA:
TCTCGACCATCTCCTCTTTTACGGCCCTCCGGGTCTCGGCAAGACGACCCTGGCCAACATCATCGCCAGCGAAATGGGCGTCAGCATCAAGAGCACCTCGGGTCCGGTGATCGAAAAACCCGGAGACCTGGCGGCCATCCTCACCAATCTCGAGGAGGGGGATGTCCTTTTTATCGACGAAATCCACCGCCTCTCCCCCGTCGTCGAAGAAATCCTCTATCCCGCCATGGAGGACTACCAACTCGACATCATGATCGGCCAGGGGCCTTCGGCGCGCATTATCAAACTCGATATCCCCCGATTCACTCTCATCGGCGCCACCACCCGCGCCGGACTCCTCTCCTCCCCCCTGCGGGACCGCTTCGGGGTGATCTGCCGCCTGGAATTTTACACCGAGGAGGAACTGGCAACCATTGTCAGGCGGAGTGCCGGCATTCTCGGGATCCCCGTGGAAGATGAGGGGGGGGCCGAGATCGCCCGTCGCAGTCGCGGGACGCCCCGCATCGCCAACCGCCTGCTGCGCCGGGTGCGGGATTTCGCCCAGATCAAGGGGAACGGAACCATCGATCCGCTCCTGGCCGATCTGGCACTCACCCGTCTCGAGGTCGACCACTGCGGGTTCGACCACATGGATCGGCGGCTTCTGCTCACCCTCATCGACAAGTTTGCCGGCGGGCCTGTCGGCCTCGAAACCCTGGCGGCTTCCATCGGCGAAGAAAAGGAGACCATCGAGGATGTCATTGAGCCTTTTCTCCTCCAGCAGGGGTATCTGAACCGGACGCCAAGGGGGCGGGTGGCCACCCCACTGGCCTATCGTCATTTTGACCGGTCCCCCTTGCCGGGAGCAGAACCCCTTCTCTTTCCCTGACTCGGAGCAGGGGCCGATGGAAGACCCTGCCGGCGCGGCGCAGCACGACCAAAGGAAATCCATGGCAATGCCCCGATATACCGTGACCCGGAAAATCATCGCCGTCTACCTCCTGGTGACCATCTTCAGCCTGGTGGCGATCATCTATGCCCTGGGGAGCCTCCATACGCAGACCGCCCGTTCCCAGCACCTGGTGGCCGTCGATTTCAAGGCCCTCAACCTGCTCCGCGCCCTGCGCCAGAACATCCTTGCCCAGGAAAGCCTGGAGAAGCAGTACCTGATTCTTCAGGATCCGGGTCTCCTCGAACTGGCGGACCGGCGGCAAAACGAGAGAAAAGACCTCTGGGGAGCCCTCTCAGGGCTGGAGCTGCCGATCATTGCCGCCCGCCTTTCCCCGCAAATGGACCGCTGCCATGACGAGGGCGCCCACCTTCGGGAGCTTCTGGGGGCGCGATCCTGGCGCAAGGCCGAATCCTTCTCCACTGAAATTCTGGCGCCGCTGCGCAGTTCGCTCCTGGCCACTCTCGACCAGCTGACCGCAACCCAGCAGGAGACCATCGACGCCTCCCTCTCCGATTTCAGCGCCGAGAGC
This region includes:
- the ruvB gene encoding Holliday junction branch migration DNA helicase RuvB; this encodes MTERLITAAGNGDDDRFDPSLRPRFLNDYVGQVRAKENLQVFIDAARKRGEALDHLLFYGPPGLGKTTLANIIASEMGVSIKSTSGPVIEKPGDLAAILTNLEEGDVLFIDEIHRLSPVVEEILYPAMEDYQLDIMIGQGPSARIIKLDIPRFTLIGATTRAGLLSSPLRDRFGVICRLEFYTEEELATIVRRSAGILGIPVEDEGGAEIARRSRGTPRIANRLLRRVRDFAQIKGNGTIDPLLADLALTRLEVDHCGFDHMDRRLLLTLIDKFAGGPVGLETLAASIGEEKETIEDVIEPFLLQQGYLNRTPRGRVATPLAYRHFDRSPLPGAEPLLFP